A part of Drosophila ananassae strain 14024-0371.13 chromosome 2R, ASM1763931v2, whole genome shotgun sequence genomic DNA contains:
- the LOC6506359 gene encoding neuronal membrane glycoprotein M6-a isoform X1, protein MALCSMPGRGSNNRDRIRDPREEILLETNFEDDGGVLTRAYNGNPYNGTAGIQNRRRNSYRSDHSLDRYTERGGEGDCCQSCMARIPYATLIATLMCLLGVGIFCFTMYRGASLTVIMVDQVFHLRLIWIEAVQMIFVIIGAGMAALGFMILFVGFLATGATRYKVYRAWRSRVGGRISCAVLMGITYLLNFVWSLILCFLVVVTFIYTMFWNMCSSVEHSQSCIDLTQFHFMFPPNTKLEDMKVCEKYEIKAFCKDGVENAEVMFILATLSALLVILSLVHYLMCLAANYAHIRDHEKFQELQEIQNLNELEYSATSKDRF, encoded by the exons cgcTGTGCAGTATGCCGGGCAGGGGGAGCAATAATCGAGACCGCATCCGGGATCCCCGCGAGGAGATCCTGCTCGAGACGAACTTCGAGGACGACGGCGGCGTCCTGACGCGGGCCTACAACGGCAATCCGTACAATGGGACGGCCGGAATTCAAAATCGTCGCCGGAATTCCTATCGCTCGGATCACTCCTTGGACAGGTACACAGAGCGCGGAGGCGAAG GAGACTGCTGTCAATCATGCATGGCCCGCATCCCCTACGCCACCCTGATCGCCACCCTCATGTGCCTCCTGGGAGTGGGCATCTTCTGCTTCACCATGTACCGAGGCGCCTCGCTCACCGTGATCATGGTGGATCAAGTGTTTCACCTGCGCCTCATCTG GATCGAAGCCGTTCAGATGATATTCGTCATAATTGGAGCCGGCATGGCAGCCCTCGGATTCATGATTCTGTTTGTCGGCTTTCTGGCCACAGGTGCCACCCGGTACAAGGTCTATAGGGCGTGGAGGTCGCGTGTGGGCGGACGGATCTCGTGCGCCGTGCTCATGGGCATCACATATCTGCTCAACTTTGTGTGGAGTCTGATCCTGTGCTTCCTGGTTGTAGTTACCTTCATATACACCATGTTCTGGAACATGTGTTCGAGTGTGGAACACTCTCAGAGCTGCATTGATTTGACCCAATTCC atttcATGTTCCCTCCAAACACAAAACTCGAGGATATGAAGGTTTGCGAAAAATACGAAATCAAGGCTTTCTGCAAGGACGGAGTTGAGAATGCTGAGGTCATGTTCATATTGGCCACTCTCTCGGCGCTGCTGGTCATCCTCAGCCTGGTCCACTACCTGATGTGCCTGGCTGCCAACTATGCACACATCCGGGACCATGAAAAGTTCCAAGAACTGCAGGAGATCCAGAACCTCAACGAGCTGGAGTACAGCGCGACGTCGAAGGACCGATTCTAG
- the LOC6506359 gene encoding neuronal membrane glycoprotein M6-a isoform X2 has protein sequence MGDCCQSCMARIPYATLIATLMCLLGVGIFCFTMYRGASLTVIMVDQVFHLRLIWIEAVQMIFVIIGAGMAALGFMILFVGFLATGATRYKVYRAWRSRVGGRISCAVLMGITYLLNFVWSLILCFLVVVTFIYTMFWNMCSSVEHSQSCIDLTQFHFMFPPNTKLEDMKVCEKYEIKAFCKDGVENAEVMFILATLSALLVILSLVHYLMCLAANYAHIRDHEKFQELQEIQNLNELEYSATSKDRF, from the exons GAGACTGCTGTCAATCATGCATGGCCCGCATCCCCTACGCCACCCTGATCGCCACCCTCATGTGCCTCCTGGGAGTGGGCATCTTCTGCTTCACCATGTACCGAGGCGCCTCGCTCACCGTGATCATGGTGGATCAAGTGTTTCACCTGCGCCTCATCTG GATCGAAGCCGTTCAGATGATATTCGTCATAATTGGAGCCGGCATGGCAGCCCTCGGATTCATGATTCTGTTTGTCGGCTTTCTGGCCACAGGTGCCACCCGGTACAAGGTCTATAGGGCGTGGAGGTCGCGTGTGGGCGGACGGATCTCGTGCGCCGTGCTCATGGGCATCACATATCTGCTCAACTTTGTGTGGAGTCTGATCCTGTGCTTCCTGGTTGTAGTTACCTTCATATACACCATGTTCTGGAACATGTGTTCGAGTGTGGAACACTCTCAGAGCTGCATTGATTTGACCCAATTCC atttcATGTTCCCTCCAAACACAAAACTCGAGGATATGAAGGTTTGCGAAAAATACGAAATCAAGGCTTTCTGCAAGGACGGAGTTGAGAATGCTGAGGTCATGTTCATATTGGCCACTCTCTCGGCGCTGCTGGTCATCCTCAGCCTGGTCCACTACCTGATGTGCCTGGCTGCCAACTATGCACACATCCGGGACCATGAAAAGTTCCAAGAACTGCAGGAGATCCAGAACCTCAACGAGCTGGAGTACAGCGCGACGTCGAAGGACCGATTCTAG
- the LOC6493575 gene encoding serine/threonine-protein kinase PLK4 produces the protein MLSNRAFGETIEEYEVQHLLGKGGFASVYKARCLHTHQDVAIKMIDKKLIQGTGLTNRVRQEVEIHSRLKHPSVLQLYTFFQDANYVYLVLELAHNGELHRYMNHIGRPFTEAEAASILRQVVAGLLYLHSHNIMHRDISLSNLLLSKEMHVKIADFGLATQLKRPDERHVTMCGTPNYISPEVVSRTSHGLPADVWSVGCMLYTLLVGRPPFETDAVQTTLNKVVLSEYIMPTHLSFEAQDLINKLLKKVPHERIALEHVLRHPFLTKRLENSSNGVYSTPGALNVFSQSLESGDSGIITFASSDSRNSQRLRSVENTAPLQGLPQIQEEYMQDKYRPTYDQPGLFKQPSSTRMEHNWLTTEKDTPFRMDVPMKEKPAPLKEERISVPPLNTKRLLPTRYKTKNAIMSILRNGEVVLEFLKYRPKFNEDRVTDICRISDDGRRIIIYQPDPGRGLPIRDHPPELQIPNEDCVYNYDSLPSKHWKKYVYADRFVGLVKSKTPKVTYFSALGKCQLMETMTDFEIRFYSGAKLTKSPSEGLKVHNANGMLLSDHVGSEARSMIDHGNECFTHCVSISNALEMAQTKDNSCFPVTIGRRPVTEVQPSQRLDGLRDTTNFAYSTPKSNQGSINFSVSTISSIRNTTDFGSNSSRTNMRASQQNIPIKRINLPDIGVATELSHGVVQVQFYDGSVVSIIPDIQGGGVTYTQSNGISTHFGKDDDLPFTVREKLSQLPHIQLKLKTAPLLSNSRKIEFNAMTPKTTTPCYNRMLL, from the exons ATGTTATCCAACCGGGCCTTTGGAGAAACAATTGAG GAGTACGAAGTACAGCACTTGTTGGGTAAAGGAGGTTTCGCGAGTGTCTATAAGGCAAGATGCCTACACACGCACCAGGATGTAGCTATCAAAAtg ATCGACAAAAAACTCATCCAGGGCACAGGATTGACCAATCGGGTGCGACAGGAGGTGGAGATCCATTCGCGTCTCAAGCACCCTTCAGTGCTGCAGCTGTACACGTTCTTTCAAGACGCCAACTACGTTTATTTAGTACTGGAACTGGCCCATAATGGGGAGCTGCATCGCTATATGAACCACATTGGCAGACCCTTTACGGAGGCAGAGGCTGCATCGATTCTGAGGCAGGTGGTAGCGGGCCTGCTGTACCTGCATTCCCATAACATTATGCACAGGGATATTTCCTTGTCCAACCTGCTTCTAAGCAAGGAAATGCACGTAAAGATCGCCGACTTTGGGCTAGCCACGCAGCTCAAGCGGCCTGATGAGAGACATGTGACCATGTGTGGAACTCCTAACTATATTTCACCTGAGGTAGTTTCCCGGACATCCCATGGTTTACCTGCTGATGTGTGGAGCGTGGGCTGCATGCTCTACACCCTGCTGGTTGGTCGGCCTCCCTTCGAAACGGATGCTGTGCAAACTACTCTTAATAAAGTTGTCTTATCCGAATACATAATGCCAACTCATTTATCCTTTGAGGCCCAGGACTTGATTAACAAGTTACTGAAGAAGGTTCCACATGAGCGCATTGCCCTGGAACATGTTCTACGGCATCCGTTTTTGACAAAGAGATTGGAGAACAGCTCCAACGGAGTGTACTCAACGCCGGGTGCGTTGAACGTGTTCAGTCAGAGCCTGGAGAGTGGGGACAGTGGGATTATCACGTTCGCAAGCA GCGACTCCAGAAACTCGCAGCGCCTTCGGTCGGTAGAAAATACGGCACCCCTTCAAGGATTACCACAAATACAGGAAGAGTATATGCAGGACAAGTACCGGCCCACCTATGATCAGCCGGGCTTATTCAAGCAACCCTCTAGCACCCGTATGGAACACAATTGGTTGACGACCGAAAAGGATACTCCCTTCCGCATGGACGTTCCCATGAAAGAGAAGCCTGCTCCTCTAAAGGAGGAACGCATTTCGGTGCCTCCACTAAATACCAAGAGATTGTTACCGACGcgatataaaacaaaaaatgcaattatGAGTATTTTGAGGAATGGCGAGGTTGTACTCGAGTTTCTGAAGTATCGGCCGAAGTTTAATGAAGACCGAGTTACTGATATTTGTCGCATTTCGGACGATGGAAGGCGTATTATAATTTACCAACCTGATCCCGGGCG TGGCTTACCCATAAGAGATCATCCACCAGAGCTCCAGATACCGAACGAGGACTGTGTTTACAACTACGACAGTTTGCCTAGCAAACATTGGAAGAAATATGTCTATGCCGATCGTTTTGTGGGCCTAGTAAAGAGCAAAACACCGAAAGTCACCTACTTCAGTGCATTGGGAAAATGCCAACTGATGGAAACGATGACGGACTTTGAGATTCGCTTCTATTCGGGGGCCAAGCTGACGAAATCGCCCTCTGAGGGACTTAAGGTTCATAATGCGAATGGGATGCTATTATCGGATCATGTTGGCTCAGAAGCTCGATCCATGATAGATCATGGAAACGAGTGCTTCACACACTGTGTCAGCATCAGCAATGCCTTGGAAATGGCCCAGACTAAAGACAATAGTTGTTTTCCTGTCACGATCGGACGCAGGCCAGTCACAGAGGTGCAACCATCCCAAAGGCTTGACGGTCTCAGGGATACTACGAACTTTGCCTATTCAACACCAAAATCGAATCAG GGCTCAATCAACTTTTCTGTAAGCACTATTTCGTCGATTCGAAATACCACTGACTTTGGATCAAACTCCTCAAGAACAAATATGCGGGCCTCTCAGCAAAATATTCCGATTAAACGCATCAATCTTCCAGATATTGGAGTGGCTACAGAG TTATCCCATGGAGTTGTACAGGTGCAATTTTATGATGGATCTGTGGTGTCTATTATCCCGGACATTCAAGGAGGCGGTGTAACTTACACCCAATCGAACGGAATTTCCACTCACTTCGGCAAAGACGACGACTTGCCATTCACAGTCCGAGAAAAGCTCAGCCAGCTGCCGCACATTCAGCTGAAGTTGAAGACAGCTCCTCTTTTGAGCAACAGCAGGAAGATTGAATTCAATGCAATGACTCCCAAAACGACAACGCCTTGCTACAATCGCATGCTTTtataa
- the LOC6506360 gene encoding cyclin-dependent kinase 12: MHASSAAATALVEYSDVSSEDFSDPEAGEADHAAANNKKPKPATDNQFTKNRPAPKPEKEGYDNYRKRRGEEANESHTRKESSNHREAPASTASKDELWSRELYMSSDDTIDTDELEAEMKRQKRKKQKKEKQKHKSKKKSKKRKKKRAKSYSSIESMSDNEINALLDRRYTPPTAPQKSNERTVSAAPPHITDSSPPTTPPPSRRANNSSGYYGDSERVEASSTSLGSNLQVTVTNKSAGGSRHRTPPSSARSSGNGPRFATSPRTPPPSHHISGGGVAGTSGARDSRSSRYAQSPHKDDISLHHRSSHHDGYQGRYSSTNDGRKLKRLTPEMDRYNHQSTTPPHKRRKYGDGRDVSISNIDHSRHHSSKYDRYSRDRYSRRSSRSPSVQHSRSRQSPLGGLTSSGASSNAFRHSSSHKHKYSSAASPPSSHTTRSSKRTSGVGTSADRYSRSPRTSSRYMDLSSPSPVGASSSHHHSHHSHRRSPKMRSQRTRGGSRRRSPSSISSDSSASHSRSPASRDLKSKREEYIKKISETSLFAELVKDRHKRQKALKEIIERQEENSNSNSNGALTINDNSSSVDGNTPNSGPGSGTPAALGTTSNGLEVAKHGGKADFDLNNIPMPNKEIDPLPNTNLSSTDVLDSSTPLKPSQQTTLISNLKPKSLTALPLPPGMNALDLVNERSPSPAQKKESDEKNINSNAGTNKSLLNLPMPPVIPGSEELSGDDDVIDSPEDFDVPSGGNAGSGHGGQSNRRRPVILNRRDSRNNVRDWGERCVDVFEMIAQIGEGTYGQVYKARDNHTNDMVALKKVRLEHEKEGFPITAVREIKILRQLNHRNIVNLHEIVTDKQDAVEFRKDKGSFYLVFEYMDHDLMGLLESGMVDFNEENNASIMKQLLDGLNYCHKKNFLHRDIKCSNILMNNRGKVKLADFGLARLYNADDRERPYTNKVITLWYRPPELLLGEERYGPSIDVWSCGCILGELFVKRPLFQANAEMAQLETISKICGSPVPAVWPNVIKLPLFHTLKQKKTHRRRLREDFEFMPAQALDLLDKMLDLDPDKRITAEDALRSPWLKKINPDDMPTPQLPTWQDCHELWSKKRRRQLREQQEALPPTVIASTKYQQHGAAMVGDA, translated from the exons ATGCATGCATCTTCCGCCGCGGCGACCGCACTTGTGGAGTACTCGGACGTCAGCTCGGAGGACTTCTCGGATCCCGAGGCCGGAGAGGCGGACCATGCCGCAGCAAATAACAAGAAACCAAAGCCAGCCACGGATAATCAGTTTACAAAAAATCGGCCCGCACCTAAGCCCGAAAAGGAAGGCTATGACAATTACAG GAAACGGCGTGGTGAAGAAGCGAATGAGTCACACACTAGGAAAGAGTCCTCTAATCATAGAGAGGCTCCCGCATCTACTGCATCGAAGGACGAGCTATGGAGCAGGGAGCTGTACATGTCCAGCGACGACACCATCGACACCGATGAACTGGAGGCAGAGATGAAGCGGCAGAAGCGAAAAAAGCAGAAGAAGGAGAAGCAGAAGCACAAGTCCAAAAAGAAGTCCAAGAAGCGAAAGAAGAAACGGGCAAAGTCCTACTCCAGCATCGAATCCATGTCTGACAACGAGATCAACGCCCTTTTGGACCGTCGCTACACTCCTCCCACTGCTCCGCAAAAGAGCAACGAGCGAACGGTCAGTGCAGCGCCTCCTCACATCACGGACAGCAGTCCGCCAACCACTCCGCCTCCCTCGCGGCGCGCCAATAATAGCAGCGGCTACTACGGCGATTCCGAACGAGTGGAAGCCAGCAGTACCTCATTGGGCAGTAATTTGCAGGTGACTGTCACAAACAAGTCGGCTGGTGGCAGCAGGCATCGGACTCCTCCTTCCTCCGCTCGATCCAGTGGCAATGGACCAAGGTTTGCCACCTCCCCGCGCACTCCACCGCCATCGCATCATATCAGCGGTGGAGGAGTTGCGGGGACATCAGGAGCTCGCGACTCGCGGAGCTCCCGGTATGCGCAGAGTCCCCACAAAGATGATATCAGTTTGCATCACCGCAGTAGCCACCACGATGGCTACCAGGGGCGCTACTCGTCTACCAATGATGGCAGGAAGCTAAAGCGGTTGACACCAG AAATGGATCGCTACAACCACCAATCAACTACGCCGCCCCACAAAAGACGAAAGTACGGCGATGGCCGGGATGTGAGCATCAGTAACATCGACCACAGCAGACACCATTCGAGCAAATACGATCGCTATAGCAGAGATCGGTATTCCAGAAGGTCATCGAG GAGCCCAAGTGTGCAACACTCGAGGAGTCGGCAATCTCCCTTAGGCGGCCTTACGTCCAGCGGGGCGAGCTCCAACGCTTTCCGTCATAGTAGCAGCCACAAACACAAGTACAGCTCGGCGGCTAGCCCACCGTCCTCCCACACGACAAGGTCATCGAAACGCACCTCTGGAGTTGGAACTTCAGCGGATCGTTACTCGAGGTCACCGCGCACCAGTTCCCGTTACATGGACTTGTCGTCGCCTTCGCCTGTGGGTGCCTCCAGCTCTCACCACCACTCCCATCACTCGCATCGCCGTTCACCAAAGATGAGGAGCCAACGAACTAGAGGGGGCAGTCGCCGCCGGTCACCCAGCTCGATCAGTAGCGACAGCTCGGCATCGCACAGTCGATCACCTGCCTCACGGGACCTCAAGAGCAAACGCGAGGAGTATATTAAGAAGATTAGCGAGACAAGCCTGTTTGCTGAATTGGTGAAGGATCGGCACAAAAGACAGAAGGCTCTGAAGGAGATTATCGAACGGCAAGAGgagaacagcaacagcaatagcaatGGCGCCCTGACCATCAACGATAACAGCTCGTCGGTCGATGGCAATACACCGAACTCGGGACCTGGAAGTGGAACACCAGCGGCGCTAGGCACGACTTCCAATGGCCTTGAGGTGGCAAAACATGGCGGCAAAGCAGACTTCGACCTCAACAACATTCCCATGCCAAACAAGGAGATTGACCCGCTTCCAAACACAAACCTTAGCTCCACTGACGTCTTGGACAGCTCCACGCCATTGAAACCCTCCCAGCAGACGACGTTAATCTCCAACCTCAAGCCGAAGAGTCTGACTGCGCTGCCGTTGCCACCTGGGATGAATGCCCTTGATTTGGTCAATGAAAGATCTCCGTCGCCGGCGCAGAAaaaagaatcggatgagaaaaATATCAATTCCAACGCCGGCACCAACAAAAGTCTGTTAAATCTTCCAATGCCGCCGGTAATTCCGGGAAGTGAGGAACTTAGCGGCGATGACGATGTTATCGACAGTCCAGAGGACTTTGATGTACCATCGGGAGGCAATGCGGGTAGTGGCCATGGCGGCCAATCTAACCGTCGTCGGCCCGTGATACTCAATCGAAGGGATTCACGAAACAACGTCCGTGACTGGGGCGAGCGCTGCGTGGATGTGTTCGAGATGATTGCCCAAATTGGAGAAGGAACTTATGGGCAG GTCTACAAGGCTCGGGATAACCATACCAATGACATGGTGGCCCTGAAGAAGGTCCGCCTTGAGCACGAAAAGGAGGGCTTTCCCATTACGGCTGTGCGTGAAATCAAAATATTGCGGCAACTGAACCACCGCAACATAGTCAACCTGCACGAAATTGTGACGGACAAACAGGATGCTGTAGAGTTTCGTAAAGATAAGGGTTCCTTCTACTTGGTGTTCGAGTACATGGACCACGATCTAATGGGCCTGCTCGAGTCCGGCATGGTTGACTTTAACGAGGAGAACAACGCGAGTATCATGAAGCAGCTATTGGACGGCCTCAACTACTGCCACAAAAAGAATTTTCTCCATCGAGACATCAAGTGCTCGAACATTTTAATGAACAACAG AGGTAAAGTCAAACTGGCGGATTTCGGTCTGGCGCGACTATATAACGCCGACGATCGAGAACGTCCCTATACGAACAAAGTAATAACCCTGTGGTATCGTCCGCCGGAGCTTCTGCTGGGCGAGGAGCGGTATGGTCCGTCGATCGATGTCTGGTCATGTGGCTGCATTCTTGGCGAGCTCTTTGTGAAGCGGCCGCTGTTCCAGGCCAATGCCGAGATGGCCCAGCTGGAGACCATATCGAAGATTTGCGGCTCTCCAGTGCCAGCCGTGTGGCCGAATGTTATTAAGCTGCCCCTGTTTCACACTCTTAAGCAGAAGAAGACGCATCGCCGTCGCCTGCGAGAAGATTTTGAGTTTATGCCGGCGCAGGCACTGGACCTTCTGGACAAAATGCTGGACCTCGATCCTGACAAGCGCATCACGGCCGAAGATGCGCTCCGTTCGCCATGGCTTAAGAAAATTAACCCTGACGA CATGCCCACGCCACAGTTGCCGACGTGGCAGGACTGCCATGAGCTGTGGAGCAAAAAGCGACGTCGTCAGCTGCGGGAACAACAAGAGGCACTGCCTCCGACGGTGATAGCCTCGACCAAATACCAGCAGCATGGAGCTGCTATGGTGGGAGATGCTTAG